In the Chromobacterium sp. ATCC 53434 genome, GCCAGATGCTGGCCGGCGTATCGCACGATCTTAGGCTGCCCATCACCCGGATCCGCCTGCGGCTGGAGCAGTTGCAGGAGGGGACGGCCCGGCAGGCGATAGAGCGGGATCTGCTGGAGATGGATCAGCTGATTGCCGACACGCTGGCCTATCTGCGCATGGGGCAGGGCAACGAGAACTGCGTGTTGCTGAACGTCGGCGCCTTGCTGGAGGGCGTGATCGAGGATGTCGAGGCGCTGGGCGCCGAAGTCGTATGCAGCGCCGAGCCGGTCAAACCGTTGCATGCCCGGCCGCAGGCCTTGCGCCGCTGCATCGCCAACCTGCTGGAGAATGCCCGCCGCTACGGCGGAGCCGGCGCGATCGAGGTCCGGTTGCGCGAGCGCGAGGGCGGGGTGGTCATCCAGGTGCGCGACCATGGTCCGGGCATCGCCGAAGCGGATCTGGAACGGGTGTTCGAGCCCTACGTAAGGCTGGAGGATTCGCGCGCCAAGCATACCGGCGGCAGCGGGCTGGGTCTGGCGATCGCCCGCGCCATCGCCCGCGAGCATCGCGGAGACATCGCCTTGTTCAATCATCCGCAAGGCGGCTTGTGCGCCGAACTGCGTTTTCCGGCCGAGCGCCGCAGCGGCGGCGCTTAACAATGATTGACAATCGCAGGTCGGGGGCGGCTTGCCATCAAAATTAAAAGCAAATACAATCTAATAACGAATTCTGTTGTTCCCAGCTGCTGCCGGGTTCAGAGGATTCTGGTCAAGTCTATCCTTAATAAGGTCCGCTCAGCGGGCCTTTTTTTTCGATTTTTTTCGAAAAAGAAAATTAACAACTTTGTTAATGTAAGTTAAGCAACAAAATAACGAGAAGTTGTTAACTTATACATAAATAGCCGCTGTTGTATTTACGCACATAGTGTCTCTTTTTTACTACATGAACAGTAGCGTACACTTGCGTATATCGATGTTGGAAATTAGTATGTGATCGCTTTCTAAGACAACCTCAACAGGATGTGCGAAATGAAAAAGACTCTGATTGCTCTGGCAGTAGCGACTCTGCCGGCTGCGGCTTTTGCCGATGTGACCATCTACGGCCAACTGAAGGGCGGCATCGAGAACGTTGATGCCGGCGGCATGAACAAGACCAATGTCGACGACCTGGGCTCCCGCATCGGCTTCAAGGGCAGCGAAGACCTGGGCAACGGCCTGAAGGCCATCTGGCAGGTTGAAAGCGGCTTCGACATCGACGGCTCCAACCGTCAGGGCTACGGCTCCTTCGCCAGCCGCGAATCCTTCGTCGGCCTGGATACCGGTTTCGGCAAGGTGCGCATCGGTAACCTGTCCACCTTCAGCGACTCCAACATGAGCGTCGTGAACCCGTGGGAAAGCGCCAGCAACGCGCTGCAGTTGAACGCCTTCACCCGTGACGACGTGCGCGTGAAGAACGCCATCCGCTTCGACACCGCCAACTACAACGGCTTCCAGGCTGCCTTCCTGTACGGCACCAAGGAAGACAAGAACGATGTAGTGCGCGCTGATGCCGCCCTGAACGAAGCTCAACGCGAAACCTACAACCTGGGTCTGTCGTACGAGAACAGCGGCTTCTTCGGCAAGTACCAGTACATCCACCAGACCCCGATGGCGCTGGTGAGCGGCGTTCAGACCCAGGCCAACGACAGCCACCGTCTGGAAGCCGGCTACAACGCCAACAACCTGCTGGTGGCCGTCGGCTACCGCAACGACCGCGGCGACAACACCGTCACCCCGCTGAGCTTCCTGGCAGGCGTCAACGTGCCGGTCGACGGCAGCAAGTACAAGTCGCAGGAATACGCGCTGACCGCCGCCTACACCATCGGCGCCTTCACGCCGAAGTTCACCTACGCCCAAGGCGCCAACGTCAAGGTTGACGGCAACACCGCTTCCGACACCGGCTACAAGCAATACCTGCTGGGCGTGGACTATCAGATGTCCAAGCGCACCGTCGTTGGTCTGCAGTACGGTGAAGTGAAGGCCGATCAGGCCATCTTCAGCAACGCCGCCGATGGCTCCAATGCCGGCAGCAAGCTGCGTGGCGTTGGCCTGAACATGGTTCACTCGTTCTAAGCCAGGCTACGGTTGAAGGACGCGCCGGTGCCGATGGGCTGACATCGGCGGCCGGTTCGCGAAACCGCCGCTCTCCGAAAGGAGGGCGGCGGTTTTGTTTTGCGCCGCCGGCTTGCCGGCGGGCCATCGTCGGTGTTCAATCGTTTCTTTGCGCGAAGGAAACGCGATGTCCGGATTGCAGCGCTTGTTGGCCTCGGTCGGCGCGGCCTGGCCCTGGCTGGACGCCGAGGCCGCCCCATGGTTCTGGCTGCGGGATCTGCCCCGTTCGATAGAGGCGGCGCGCGACGGCGCCGCCGCCGACGACTGGATCGTCGATGGCGAGGCCTTGATCCATCGCAGCGCGACGCTGGAGGCGGGCGTTATCGTCAAGGGGCCGGTCTGGATCGGACCGGGTTGCCGCGTCGCCGCCCATGCCTATCTGCGCGGCGGCGTCGTCTTGTGCGCCGGCGCGACGGTGGGACCGGGTTGCGAGATCAAGTCCTCCATCATTGGACCAGGCAGCCGTTTGGCGCATTTCAACTTCGTCGGCGATTCGGTGCTGGGCGCCGATGTCAATCTGGAGGCCGGCGCCATTCTGGCCAACCATTGGAACGAGCGGGCCGACAAGCGTATACGGCTGCATGTCGATGGCGAGACGCTGCTGCCGGGCGTGGACAAGCTGGGCGCGCTGCTCGGCGATGGCGTACGGGTCGGCGCCAACGCGGTGTTGTCGCCGGGCACGGTGCTGGCGGCCGGCGCGGTGGTGCCCAGGCTGGGGCTGGTGGAGCAGGACAGGCAATGAAAAAAGCCGGCCCATCGGGGCCGGCTTTTCGGGCGGGTGCCTGGCTGTGGCTTAGAACCACTGGCCGTAGCGCTTGATGTAGATCGTCTTCACCGTCTGCGTCAGCGCCAGATAGCCGGCCATCGTCAGCAGCAGCCACCAGAAGTAGCTGGCATCCAGTCGGATGAAGCCCAGCGAAGAGGCGAGCGGCGAGAACGGCAGGTAGCAGGCGATGGCGATGGCGATGCTGGTCGACAGCAGCACCGGCAAGGACGCCGTGCTCTGCAGGAACGGGATCTTGCGGGTGCGCAGCATGTGCACGACCAGCGTCTGCGAGATCAGGCCTTCCATGAACCAGCCGGTGTTCATGATCAGCTGGCCGCCGTCTCCGCCGTGCAGATGGTAGGCCGCGCCGGCGCCGAATACCGTCCACAGCAGGATATAGGTCGTGATGTCGAACACCGACGAGGTCGGCCCCAGCCACAGCATGAAGCGCTTGATGTTGCCGGCTTCCCATTTGCGCGGCTTCTTCAGGAAGTCCGGATCCATCTTGTCCCAGGGTAGGAACATCTGAGACAGATCGTAGATCAGGTTCTGCAGCAACAACTGCATCGCCAGCATCGGCTCCCACGGCAGCCAGGCCGAAGCCACCAGCACCGAGAACACATTGCCGAAGTTGGAGCTGGCGGTCATGTTCAGGTACTTCAGGATGTTGCCGAAGGTCTCGCGGCCCTTGATCACGCCTTCTTCCAGCACCATCAGGCTCTTTTCCAACAGGATGATGTCGGCGGTCTCCTTGGCGATGTCGGCGCCGCTGTCCACCGAGATGCCGACGTCGGCGTCGCGCAGCGCCGGCGCGTCGTTGATGCCGTCGCCGAGGAAGCCCACCGTGTGGCCATTGGCCTGCAAGGCTTTGACCACCCGAGATTTTTGCAGCGGGGTCAGCTTGGCGAAGATGGTGGTGCGCTTGACCGCCGCGCACAGCGCCACGTCGTCCATCGCCTCGATGTCCGGGCCCAGCAGCGGCTTGCCCGGATTGAGGCCGACGTCGCGGCAGACCTTGGCGGTGACGATGGGATTGTCGCCGGTCAATACCTTGACCGAGACGCCGTACTCGTTCAGCGCCTTGATCGCCGGCGCGGCCGACTCTTTCGGCGGATCGAGGAAGGTCAGGAAGCCGCGCGCCACCAGGCCATGCTCGTCGGCTGTCTGGTAGGCGGCCTTGCGCGCGTCCTGCGGGATGTGGCGGGTGGCCACTAGCAGCACGCGGTAGCCGTCGGTGTTGAATTCCTGGCTCAGGCTCAGCAGACGGGCGCGTTCCTCGGCGTTCAGCGCGCGGACCTCGCCGCCGTCCTGGATGTGGCTGCAGACGGCCAGCATCTCTTCCACCGCGCCCTTGGACACCATCAGCTGCTGGCCGTTGTCGTCCTGGACGATGACCGATAGCCGGCGGCGCTCGAAGTCGAACGGCAGCTCGTCCACCTTGGCGTAATGCCGCAGCTTGACGCGCTCGCCGAGCGCGTCGGCATGCTCGACGATGGCGATGTCCATCAGATTCTTCATGCCGCTCTGGTGGAAGCTGTTGAGCCAGGCCAGCTGCAGCGTGGTCTCGTCCTTGCGGCCATGGATGTCGTAGTGGTGCTCCAGAATGATCTTGTCCTGGGTCAGCGTGCCGGTCTTGTCGGTGCACAGCACGTCCATCGCGCCGAAGTTCTGCACCGAGTTCAGCCGCTTCACCACCACCTTGCGCCGCGCCATCGCCACCGCGCCCTTGGCCAGGTTGGCGGAGACTATCATCGGCAGCATTTCCGGCGTCAGGCCCACCGCGACCGCCAACGCGAAGGTCAGCGCCGACATCCAGTCGCCCTTGGTGACGCCGTTGATCATGAACACGATGGGCACCATCACCAGCATGAAGCGGATCAACAGCCAGGACACGCTGTTGACGCCCTTGTCGAAGCTGGTCTCGATGCGCTTGTGGCTGACCACATTGCGTGCCAGCGAGCCGAAGTAAGTGTCGGCGCCGGTCGCCACCACCACCGCGCGGGCGGTGCCGGACACCACATTGGTGCCCATGAAGCAGGCGTTGGACAGGTCGAGCAGGCCGGCGTCGCCGTCGGTCCGGCCGTCGGCCGATTTGGCGGCCACCGCGCCCAGCGTGTCGTATTTCTCGACCGGCAGCGCCTCGCCGGTCAGCACCGCCTGGCTGATGAACAGGTCGCGCGATTCCAATAGCCGCACATCGGCCGGAATCATGTCGCCGGCCTGCAGATGGACGATGTCGCCGACGACCAGCTCGGTCATCGGCACTTCCAGTCGAATCGGCGCGCTGGGACCCGCCGGGCGGCGTTGCACGGTGGCGGTGTTGCGCACCAGCGATTTCAGTTTCTCCGCGGCCTTGGCGGAGCGGAATTCCTGCCAGAAGCGCAGCAGGCCGCTGACGGCGATCATCGCCGACAGGATGATGACCTTGGTCCAGTCCTGATCGTCGGGCGGCGCCATCGCGATGTCCATCACGTAGCTGATCGCGCCGAGCACGATCAAGACCATCACGAACGGGTTCTTGAAGGCCAGCATCAGCTGGAGCAGCGCGTGCGGCGGCTTGTCGTGCGCCACCTCGTTGGCGCCGTACTGCTGCAGTCGCTGGGCGGCCTCGACGGCGGTCAGGCCTTCCGGTTGGCTGCGCAAGCGCTTGAAGGTCTCTTCCTGAGGTTGCAGCGCTTCGTGGGCCAGCCGGAAGGCGACCTTGTCGCCGGTCTTGCCCGGGGTGGCGATGAAACCCCGGTTCGGTTTGCGGGGGGTGAGATTCTTGGTCATGGTGCAACTCTCCTGGCGCTGCGGGCGCGACCAGCCCTGCCTGGAGCCTGTCCACGATTTTTCGGCGGAAAGCAGCGGTGCCGGAAGGCGTCGTGGGCGGGCTCTCGTGCATCAGCGCCGACAACGTGTCAGCTCGAAAATCGAGAGAACCTTGCCGCCCGTTGGGGTGCTCTGCGCGAACGCCCCAGCGGGTGGCATCTCGGATGGTGTGTGGCGGGTCTAGGTCATGCCGGCTCCTGTGTCGCGTGTGGGGAGGGCGGTTTTGCTCCGCCCCTCGATGGAAGGGCGGTTCAGCCGGTCAGCGCCCGGTTGGCGGTGGGCGGCAGGGACAGGCAGTCCAGCTTGACGCGGATCAGCGGCAGCGTGGCCAGGCGCTGAGCGACGCCCTGCAGGAAGTGCATGCAGGTTTCGGTGTTGCAGCGGAAGTCGGCGCAGATCAGCCAGGGCGCCAGCGTGTGGCTGGTGCCGGCTTCGGCCTCTTGCGGTTGCTCCAGCCACTGAAGGATGCGCAGGCCGTGCTTCTGCGCCAGCGTGCGGATTTCGCGTCTGGCCATGCCCAGCGACATCGATGGGCACTGAATGGACAGCTGATAGATTTGCTGCGGGCGTTGACGGGTAAACGGGTTTT is a window encoding:
- a CDS encoding LpxA family transferase gives rise to the protein MSGLQRLLASVGAAWPWLDAEAAPWFWLRDLPRSIEAARDGAAADDWIVDGEALIHRSATLEAGVIVKGPVWIGPGCRVAAHAYLRGGVVLCAGATVGPGCEIKSSIIGPGSRLAHFNFVGDSVLGADVNLEAGAILANHWNERADKRIRLHVDGETLLPGVDKLGALLGDGVRVGANAVLSPGTVLAAGAVVPRLGLVEQDRQ
- a CDS encoding porin, whose translation is MKKTLIALAVATLPAAAFADVTIYGQLKGGIENVDAGGMNKTNVDDLGSRIGFKGSEDLGNGLKAIWQVESGFDIDGSNRQGYGSFASRESFVGLDTGFGKVRIGNLSTFSDSNMSVVNPWESASNALQLNAFTRDDVRVKNAIRFDTANYNGFQAAFLYGTKEDKNDVVRADAALNEAQRETYNLGLSYENSGFFGKYQYIHQTPMALVSGVQTQANDSHRLEAGYNANNLLVAVGYRNDRGDNTVTPLSFLAGVNVPVDGSKYKSQEYALTAAYTIGAFTPKFTYAQGANVKVDGNTASDTGYKQYLLGVDYQMSKRTVVGLQYGEVKADQAIFSNAADGSNAGSKLRGVGLNMVHSF
- the mgtA gene encoding magnesium-translocating P-type ATPase — protein: MTKNLTPRKPNRGFIATPGKTGDKVAFRLAHEALQPQEETFKRLRSQPEGLTAVEAAQRLQQYGANEVAHDKPPHALLQLMLAFKNPFVMVLIVLGAISYVMDIAMAPPDDQDWTKVIILSAMIAVSGLLRFWQEFRSAKAAEKLKSLVRNTATVQRRPAGPSAPIRLEVPMTELVVGDIVHLQAGDMIPADVRLLESRDLFISQAVLTGEALPVEKYDTLGAVAAKSADGRTDGDAGLLDLSNACFMGTNVVSGTARAVVVATGADTYFGSLARNVVSHKRIETSFDKGVNSVSWLLIRFMLVMVPIVFMINGVTKGDWMSALTFALAVAVGLTPEMLPMIVSANLAKGAVAMARRKVVVKRLNSVQNFGAMDVLCTDKTGTLTQDKIILEHHYDIHGRKDETTLQLAWLNSFHQSGMKNLMDIAIVEHADALGERVKLRHYAKVDELPFDFERRRLSVIVQDDNGQQLMVSKGAVEEMLAVCSHIQDGGEVRALNAEERARLLSLSQEFNTDGYRVLLVATRHIPQDARKAAYQTADEHGLVARGFLTFLDPPKESAAPAIKALNEYGVSVKVLTGDNPIVTAKVCRDVGLNPGKPLLGPDIEAMDDVALCAAVKRTTIFAKLTPLQKSRVVKALQANGHTVGFLGDGINDAPALRDADVGISVDSGADIAKETADIILLEKSLMVLEEGVIKGRETFGNILKYLNMTASSNFGNVFSVLVASAWLPWEPMLAMQLLLQNLIYDLSQMFLPWDKMDPDFLKKPRKWEAGNIKRFMLWLGPTSSVFDITTYILLWTVFGAGAAYHLHGGDGGQLIMNTGWFMEGLISQTLVVHMLRTRKIPFLQSTASLPVLLSTSIAIAIACYLPFSPLASSLGFIRLDASYFWWLLLTMAGYLALTQTVKTIYIKRYGQWF